gaagatatttttgGTGGTAATGGGGTAAAAATGCCGTTAttcacaaaaaatgaaataaatcgaAATTGTGAAGTTCAacacatataataataattgacatacatgtacatgtgtttgcTTTTATTATGTCAAGTGTTAAGATAAGGCATATTTCACCAATCGTAATTTGTCATTGATAAGGACGTTATcattaaagagttatctcccgttATCATAAATACTTTATTATgcatacatataacataaaatttcataaaaattaaaaaaaatataataattggATGTAACGATTTCACTTTCCAAATATTTCATTGGCAAAAAGGTGTTAATTGTCAATAGGATTGGCAATCAAGCATAAGCTACATGTATACGTCGTATTTGGATTCAAGATATTTTCTTGGATGAATATGACCTTTTGAACCGTTAGGAAGACGAATGCTACACACGAGTAGGACAGCAATCTTTATATACAACCGATGGGAATAAGGCACATGCCttagaaatgtaaatataggtaTTATATGTATGCTtacctatataaaagtatatttatGTTATCTTCACAACACTTGAAATTTTGATACTGTATATCAGTAATGTTTGATAACGATCAGTCTATTTCATGTGAAATGTCAAGCCTATGAAAACTATTGTGGCCAGAGTGCCATTCATGAATGTTTGCAGAACTGATTTTCCCTTTACTTACAagcataaataatttaaatatcagCTTTCTGTTTATTACATCGCTACACCGCAGACGAATGacatttttctctttcaaaaaaTGGAGGAGACGagttagtaattttcttcagttaaaaatgTTACATTAAGCTTCCTATTTtacttgaagataaaaatattacaaataattaattccATCCCGAAAAAGCCCATGggactatgccctatatggaatgaagtacaaaagcaaaataaattatcttatatgtattttttgttaattagacacatatttttattacaaaatggcGACCGGATGATGGGCGTTTTGGAAAGATCGAAATGACATTCACAGTTCTGGTCGCTGTAAAGAGATTTTTTGCGAACACGGGAAGGAAATTTAGTGGTCGCTGGTCGCGTTAGATAGATGGTCGTTTAATAGAGTTAAAATATATAGTGAAAACGCTTGGGAGGAATTGAAGTGGTCGTTTAGAGCAGAGGGTCGCTTAATACAGATAGTCGTTAGTAAAGATtcgactgtatatatatgataaaacttcagttgttgttcaaatgaatggtatctttatgctctgtcggcggtgaagcatctttaaagcaaAAACAAGAGAAATGTAGAAGTGTTTAAACCTCTTATTTAGATTGCTAATTGTAATATTCATGATGTCTACGCGGTCATATTAACACAACACAATTTCACTGAACATTAATCATAATACCGGTCCTAGATAGATATTTGATAAAGAAATCTGAGTTCCtcttaagaaatattattttgtaattctacttgaaataaaaaaaacgcGCAAAATATCTGAAGTTACAACTTCAACTTTACTATAAAGCACACCACATGGAaattcaaaataacaaaatattaaatatttttaatcattatataaccaaaataaagtttaaatttCCACTCATTCACACGAAATATAAGAAACGATTCAAAGCAATTCACACATATTCTACTAAATTCGAGTGAACAAGAAACAGTTGTATTTCCCACAAATTAAAGCAagcaaaaaaaatgaaatcggCTGGCTTGATTGAAATCGGCTGGCTTGACCTCCGAGTTTCACATCTGACATAAGTACGCAATACATTTCTAATTGGATCTTAACGGTTGTCCAgattaataaaagttatttttgtGGTGGGGGTCACCGTGTCTTAACATCAGCCATATTGTATACTTTCGAATTATGTTCAAGAATTTATAATTTACAAtctaaacaatgaaaacaaaataaaaactactatgagaatcaaacaaacaaatgttacTGCTGCATTTCTGTCACCATTCAAAAGGTACATACgactgtatatgtacatatgtgatAATAATATGGTTACCTTGCTGAGTGCAACAATGTTTAAAATATCTATGAAAGAGTGATTACCAAGAAAGAAAAAGGAAATCAAAAAGCTCAAAACTGAATGTCATTGCATTATTCCCTTTGTTTTAACTgggaaaatatcaataaaatataaactctTATGCACATATCAACTTAACATATTAGTGAGCTAAAATTATCTGCTTAAATACATCACTTTTATATGCATTTGGTACATGCGTAGGATGGAAATTGTAAAGCAAAATGCAGATACTTTTAtttaacacaacacaaacatcatAAAGTTTATTTTCCACAATTCTTGCACAAATAAATCAAAAGGTATCTTCATTCAATATTAAATCCGCGAAACTTAATCTccacaaaattgttttaaatgcaaatcgcgaaatttagtagccgcgaaagaaagatGGTTTACAGTGTTAGATATCTATTAAGTTTATAAGTCATTATATTATGATGAGACTCACATAAGTACAATTTGCAGAACACATATTATAACATAAACCCAATGACATGTAATGCATGGATGTCGATGCAGACTTGCTCACAATAGCcattaaacatataaaatatatggcGATATTAGAAAAAATCTTGCTTAATGACAGTAATTTGTATTTGTAGataaacatattttgccatttaAATCACGAGGATTTGACCTGTTTGCTAGGCTCAGAATGGCAATAAGAAAATTCCGCCATTCAACTAATAACAATTTGATTCATATTCGATGCCAATAACAGGGGAACTAGCTAGGGTAGGACCATAGTGGTGTGAACTTTTGACCTTTATATCAGAGAACGTATCAGGACATGTGTCCCTGTCAGGTACGTGTATGAGTGGTACCACTAGCACTTTTGACTGCTTAATGGTGAAACATGACTGTCCTTACAACAATGAGCAGAGATCTCAATATATTGACACATGACAGACTTTACACATATAAccttatatatgtttgtaatgtttGTTAAAAAACTTCTATTGGAACTAACACGACAGATTTATCGACAAGGCGTAAGCATATCATAATGGCAAGATCTTTCTGGGTTGTGAATAATAGCGACAAttttagttacagtttatagaaattatGCTCTTGGATCTTTAAAAGGGAATCGAGataacattaacatctacacaTGTGTATGTTTAAGGCactaataaatatatgtatacatatagaaatataagtaaagtATTTAACACCAAACATATCCCACACAGGTTCACCAAAATAAATCATCTCTCCCATATTGTTAGTTAAACTACACCAATATATTATACATCCCCATACACTACAATCAACATGGCACATATCTTAATTTAGATGTTTAATAAGTTTTAGGACTTTCCATTTATTTTCTTCTATAAGGAGAAAGtgtgattgttacgtcatgtgtttttGTGAATCACGTCATTGACCTGTTAATTTTTATCACAGAAACAAGTGACGTAGCCATTATTACCGGTTCCTAGGAAAAGACTAACGCACAGATATTCCATTGTATCGTCTCTCTCCTACAGTCCCTTGTCATGAGAGATTGTCCCCACAATTCCAGGACGGTCAGATTTTTCTACGAATGTGCAGCGCGTTTCTTTGCCCAAATAAATCCCGATCATGTTAAGTATACCACAAGATCAGTGATTATATCGGGAGTTAATTTGCATGAGTGGCCAAATCACGTGACAGCCCTTCATTGGTACACTGTCTTGAGAAATGTGTATAGAATAGCATGCCAAGTTTCCTTATCGTCTAGGTAGGCAGGATGTTTTGCATCCTTCAGAAGGAAATCATGAGAGTTTGATAGATCTGCTAGGTTAGCCCTTGCCGACGGTCCAATTGTTGTATCTTGATCTCCCGTTACAATGGCCGTGGGAATCTGGGAAATTAATATAATATGGTAAATTCAACACTATAGAAAACATGTATacttttaacattaataaaccTTTCTTTCCCACATATGCCTCATCCATACACAAATGGTCCTACAATTCAACTCAAGTTAGTGTTACTAGTAACCCAGAAATACCCTTGCATTATACACGTAGTTCAAACCATTATTcgttatttatatttatagttcTTCCGGAGATATCCAGTGACTCGATTCTACGTTTCGTTGTTCCAAATTGAACATAAAACAATTCCGATGCGTTCTATTGTTCTTCCCAGATACACTGACATCAATCTCAAGCTTTTCTTCCTCCATAAAAACCTCAATTTATTGTAACTATAGAATAATAGCAACATGTTGTTCAAACAGCAAATAGcaacaaaataacacacacACTAACAGAAAGATTATAACGACATTGAACACATCGCACCTTCCTTTCTTTCTGCTTACCTTTGAAATGCCAAGTTGTGTCTTATAACTGCCGGTGTTAACTGGTGCGACTGGCACGTATCCTTTGGCCCTAAGAGGAGTTGTATCAGGCTCATCAAATAGGAATGGCAGTGAGAATGTTCCGCTCATTGACGGACTCACAATGACCGGGGTGGTCAGCTTAAGCTGTTTGATCAAAGCACCAATAAAAGCCCCTCTCTTTCCGCCTTCTACATCAATCTTGGTACTCTCGCCATAATCTGCAAAACATCAGCCATAAAGTAATCAAAATATCTGCACAATACCGATAACGATAGTGCCTAAGATTGACTCATCTGAACCCATTATAAATATGGTTTCAAATAATTTATcaacatttgataaaataaatattccGGACGGTCCTATATTGGTTCTTTTTCTTTAgactttatattattttctgaaggtTGGCATAAGGGGGATAATATCGTTATATCCAATGTtcgtttgtacatgtatattgtttctGTAATCATGGAATAGTGTTCTTACTAGGAAGATCAATAGCCACTGCCCTGTAGCCCGCGGCCCCCAGAAACTGAAGGGTGGGGCAGAGGTTCTCCCACGTCGCCGAGGTAAACGCTTGTCCATGCAGGAGTAAAACATCACCATGTGGGGTATCCTGAAGCCTGGGTTCTCGTGTGCAGATCGTCATCTCCTGAAATTAATACATCACGCATTTATCAATAGGATACCGTGAGTGTTATTAAATTCGCGCACTCAAATTTTAGCGTTCCGATGGGGTGTAGACTTATTGGCGCAATCTTAAATTCGCGCAATCGTaacaaaagaatttttaaattaGCGCTGCTacaagaaatgttttaaaatagcTCTGTTAGATTTTGTGAAAGACACTATAGTTTGCCGGGTACAGGTAAGATACAGACTAGTAGTATAGcttaatattgataaaatggaaACCTCTCAAACAGAGAAAACATGTAGTTTAATGAATCCAATAATCATATCCTCCCTGGTTTAAACATCATGATCTTCATTTTAAGATTGTTTTCTTTCAGGAGCCTTATTCGGCTTTAAATTCAAAAGTGGGAAATCCGCTATGCGAGTTTCGTTACCGAACAGAAACAAACGAGACAAGCACAGTTCACAGTTGCAGTTTCATTTTAACCAttcttttatattattattgcGAAAGTGTTACTCTATGATATCACTGGTTTTGTATAAAGTACAAGGACGGCTACGGGGGACCAGGTACACCTGTACAACACCGGTTATCTAACATAGATCACTGGTCGATTAAAGTTAATATTGGTTAAAACTGCTCTCGTAACATTTTACTTTAAAGAATCTTACCacaattaaaaatgtatttatttctatTCATGATTTAGGATCAAGCACAAGACTACCAGAATTTCTTCTTCCTGTCTTCTTATGTCCTTCTGAATACATTAACATGTGTGTCGAGAGTCGCCAGTTACTGGGTCGATATTTCCGCACTTTccatacatgtgtatgtacatattttaattgTATCTTACAGCGCAATGTATGTGCAAACATCTACAGATGAGATGTATAAATAAGTATGTATATGATGTATAACTCTAACAGCATCAAACAAAATCGCTAGACCTCCATCATTTTGACTAAACTTCTTTATTAATAAGTGTCTGGTTACCGACAgcaataataacatatattttccTTCGTCGTCAAATACCACGCATATTATCAACCATTTTTATCACGTCTGTTGTCAAACATTTATGAAAAGAGTACATGTAGTTCGATCCTTTGAATGCGAGACAAGGGAATCTCTCACCCGTAAGTTATAAGCCTTCAGACATGAGGCATGTCTCGCTCTCAAGGGCTGTTTTACTGTTGGCGTTGCAGAACTGCACGACAACATTAACGTTATGCAAATGAATGCAATTGTTTTGACGTCaacacaacattttttttaaattaatgtcGGTTAATACTAGTACACGATACCTTTCCATCAAAGGTCACGTTGACCATCCTCTTCACCACTTCCGTACTCTTGGCGGCCTCTTTGACTTCGTCAGGTACCGTCATCATGGACGTGAACCAGCCCTTGTGTTGGCTCTCCATGGCTTTCTGTACAGGCTGTAGTGGCGCCTTGTTCCAGTAGAAGCGATACACCAGAGCCAGTCCACCACATAACAGTAGGATGACGACCACGGCGGTCTTGTTGAGTTGTATACCCGACGGACTCATCCAATGTGTGACCTCGCATTCCCTGATAACGACAGATAACAGACATAACATGCGATGTCACATACATCTTAAATATCTATAGTGACAAATCTCCCTATTTCCTCCCAGGCCTGTAAATTACTACTCCGTTGTAGTTTAACAGAATAGCGTGTTGCGTGTAATTTGTAGGCGCGAGTCATGGATAATTACGTGCGATTGTATATGTCTTGTCGATAACGTGCAATTTGTTGATTATAAAATTTGGAAAGATTACGTTACAGAAATGCATATTTCAAGTGGATTTACACAGCTCGTGTAGATCACATTTGAAACATCACGTTTTCATATCTTATCCTAATTTGACTGCACTAAAATACAAGTTTAAACATTCATTTCTGTTATAccttgaaatgaaaatgacagTAACAGTTAGACACGAGTTGGTCTCTGATTTGAAATGCTTCCCTACTTGACattttgcgtcatatgataaaTGAAGCAGTAATTAAagcaaaatcaatatttatgttttaatttatcaaatatagcCGAACAGATGGTAGATTATATAGATACCACAGTGTGATGGCAGGACTATCGTAAAATATGTTCTCTTAAAGAGATGTGTTTTCTCACGAAACTTCATAACGTCACATAATTTACAAGCAGAATAagaaattttaagaaatgatacatgtacatcaacaGCAAGATACACGGTAGACAGTCATCATAAATTTACGAACACTGTAGCAAGtgtcatttcatttcagaatatttttatttcaatatcacaattgggattgggcaacaggcaacTGTGGCAGGTTAGTAATTTGTAGACTTGCAGCAGCTTGTAACCTGGATCTTTACGTTGGATTTAGTATATTGAAATGTCTAGTGACATATTCTTCCGGGTTGAAAATGGGTTATCTTTACACCAAATTTATTGCCTTATTTCAAAGACTTAATTAAGCGGAGTTCTGGTTATTATGATTCCTTATTCTAATTGGATGTTTATTGACATATGCAATTCAGGAATCGAACTTTGAGCTTTCAGGAACAAGGAAACACAGTTAAAATCTCTATAGTACATATTTCGTAATCGGAGCTTTTAGCGACACAGTAAAAATTTCTGTGGCGTCAAGTTCATAAACGGATCTGACgcccagacccgagttccgtttaatcCAACGCTTGCAAATACTgttataaacatacatgtaactcCGCTCATTGGCTAGTAACATTCATTATATCGTTTTTAAAATGTCTATTCAAACTTgggcttaaacggaactcgggtctggttcttATTTCTGTTTAAGTTAAATGGAACTCGGGTCTTGGCGTCAGCTCTGTTTAAGAACTCAACGCTACATAGATTTTTACTGTGTTTATTTGTTGCTAAAAGCTTTAAAttaatgtgttacattatgtaatgAAGCATTTTGTTATAGGTAGGAATCACAACAAACGGAACTCCACTCATTGGCCAGTGATGCAAGCCTGggcttaaacggaactcagaTCTGGTTGCTAGTTCCGTTTACAATGTAAGTGTAccgtaacttttttttttttttttttttttttgcaattggCTATTACGATCACGTGGTATGTTTCAATTAATTCTGCTGTGTGTATAGCGAAAGATTTTcgaatttcatttttatacattGATTTTCATATAGCAAACTTGTGAAGGTTTTGCCAACTACTTACTTTCTGCCTCTACGATGGTCACCGCAAACAAAACACAAAGTACGGTCGCCCGAACACGTGCTGCTGGATGTAGTCGGGGTTTGCAAGGAATGTCAACACACTTTATCGGATTTCAGATTCAGATTTCAGATTTCTTTATTACGCTTTGACACACTTAGACGAGTGTAACAAGATTCAAATCATTATACTTCtgcatttttattacattttgatcATACGGCGATTGGGAACAAAAACACTAAGCGaagatacatgtactaattGAAAGTAAGTTGAAAatctattgaaaaacattgaaattttgttatcttttcaattttataggggctattttttatcacattgaacttggctgttgaggttacATGGCTGAAGCggaaaattcaaatgttcactcgcttatcttttcaattttataggggctattttttatcacattgaacttggctgttgaggttacATGGCTGAAGCggaaaattcaaatgttcactcgcatctaaattatgttttactttgaactagaaagtaaaatgtaaaacaattaaataattgttatattgcatttattggagatataaatgcaatctgggtggcagataaatatgaTAGCGCCCGTTATGTTAGTATAAttaatatagtgtatcatttaATCACGACTACACACGTATAAAAACTTCATCTTATTCTGTACCTTTAGAAAAGTACATCTTTGAGTAAAGCAATTAACcaaatataacatgtatgtGTGCacgtagcctctcaaactgataACGGTGGTGGGTTTATTAATTGTTTACAAGTATTGACATCAAACTAGGCCTAGTACACGCGCATTCACTCAAGCATCTGTATACATCGACTCACTATATAGCTATCTCATGGGCTACAAACAAAAACTTCTATTTCACACActtatacataaaatgtatcaGAACAACACTTATACATAAAGTGTATCAgaatcatatatatttctgctTATACTGGACACTTA
This genomic window from Argopecten irradians isolate NY chromosome 4, Ai_NY, whole genome shotgun sequence contains:
- the LOC138321901 gene encoding putative protein-lysine deacylase ABHD14B — protein: MSPSGIQLNKTAVVVILLLCGGLALVYRFYWNKAPLQPVQKAMESQHKGWFTSMMTVPDEVKEAAKSTEVVKRMVNVTFDGKEMTICTREPRLQDTPHGDVLLLHGQAFTSATWENLCPTLQFLGAAGYRAVAIDLPNYGESTKIDVEGGKRGAFIGALIKQLKLTTPVIVSPSMSGTFSLPFLFDEPDTTPLRAKGYVPVAPVNTGSYKTQLGISKIPTAIVTGDQDTTIGPSARANLADLSNSHDFLLKDAKHPAYLDDKETWHAILYTFLKTVYQ